One region of Chryseobacterium muglaense genomic DNA includes:
- a CDS encoding anthranilate synthase component II — MTNINPSTKILVFDNYDSFTYNLVQMIEQITGERVDVVRNDQIALEDIQKYDKIILSPGPGIPEEAGVLLDVIKKYAPTKSILGVCLGQQAIAEAFGGSLINLTEIYHGVATEAIQISNHKIFNDLPQTLEVGRYHSWAVDPENFPEELEITSIDSKGMIMSLKHKTYDVHGVQYHPESILTPDGKTIIRNFLMG, encoded by the coding sequence ATGACAAATATAAACCCATCAACCAAAATTCTCGTATTCGATAACTACGACAGTTTTACCTATAATTTGGTTCAAATGATTGAGCAAATTACAGGCGAAAGAGTTGATGTCGTTCGAAACGACCAAATCGCACTTGAAGACATTCAAAAATATGACAAAATAATCCTCTCTCCAGGACCCGGAATTCCCGAAGAAGCCGGAGTTTTATTGGATGTAATCAAAAAATACGCTCCAACAAAAAGTATTTTGGGAGTTTGCCTTGGTCAACAGGCAATCGCGGAAGCTTTTGGCGGAAGCTTAATCAATCTAACAGAAATTTATCATGGGGTAGCTACAGAAGCTATTCAAATAAGTAATCATAAAATTTTCAATGACTTACCTCAAACTTTAGAAGTCGGTCGATATCACAGTTGGGCTGTAGATCCCGAAAATTTCCCTGAAGAATTGGAAATCACCAGTATCGACAGCAAAGGAATGATTATGAGCCTTAAACATAAAACTTATGACGTTCATGGAGTTCAATATCATCCTGAAAGTATCTTGACTCCAGATGGAAAAACCATTATTAGAAATTTTTTAATGGGTTGA